A section of the Arabiibacter massiliensis genome encodes:
- a CDS encoding DUF5679 domain-containing protein, producing the protein MSIEAYCVKCKAKKIMKDPVESTTKNGKPITKGKCPDCGTTICRIGAAK; encoded by the coding sequence ATGTCTATCGAAGCATACTGCGTGAAGTGCAAGGCCAAGAAGATCATGAAGGACCCGGTCGAGAGCACGACGAAGAACGGCAAGCCCATCACGAAGGGCAAGTGCCCCGACTGCGGGACCACCATCTGCCGCATCGGCGCTGCGAAGTAA
- a CDS encoding VanZ family protein, whose translation MEHTQASRRTVAASWALVALWAVFIFFMSSNTDTGLNEGLGFFSGIYQAMKDVQAQLLGPDVDVLSSIAHFCEYTVFGALLANALRRHMPLGRACLAAIACASLYGVTDEFHQLFVPGRMCDPADWLVDTLGASLGSGLAYLGLNGLAKRGRG comes from the coding sequence ATGGAACATACTCAGGCTTCCCGCCGAACCGTCGCCGCATCATGGGCGCTCGTCGCCCTGTGGGCGGTCTTCATCTTCTTCATGTCGTCGAACACCGACACCGGCCTCAACGAGGGGCTCGGGTTCTTCTCGGGCATCTACCAGGCGATGAAGGACGTTCAGGCGCAGCTGCTCGGCCCCGATGTCGACGTCCTGTCGTCGATCGCGCATTTCTGCGAGTACACGGTGTTCGGGGCGCTTCTGGCCAACGCTCTGCGCCGCCACATGCCGCTGGGCCGCGCATGCCTCGCGGCCATCGCCTGCGCGAGCCTCTATGGCGTTACCGACGAGTTCCACCAGCTGTTCGTGCCCGGCCGCATGTGCGACCCGGCGGACTGGCTCGTCGACACCTTAGGGGCGAGCTTGGGCTCGGGGCTGGCGTATCTCGGGTTGAACGGCCTTGCGAAGCGGGGCAGGGGCTAG
- a CDS encoding helix-turn-helix transcriptional regulator: MELGRGHTGVDEGNLDRHRCAPILAENVKRLRKEAKINKKRFALMVGIGRPFLNKIEDGTANPRLDVIVRIADALEKRPEELLVRQDEQRPKPLAESRSPEARHARLF; this comes from the coding sequence ATGGAGCTCGGACGTGGACATACCGGCGTTGACGAGGGCAACCTCGATCGGCACCGCTGCGCCCCGATCCTCGCCGAGAACGTCAAGCGCCTTCGCAAGGAGGCGAAGATCAACAAGAAGAGGTTCGCCCTGATGGTGGGCATCGGGCGGCCGTTCCTCAACAAGATAGAGGACGGCACCGCCAATCCGCGCCTCGACGTCATCGTGCGCATCGCCGACGCCCTCGAGAAGCGCCCCGAGGAGCTGCTGGTCAGACAGGACGAGCAGCGTCCGAAGCCGCTTGCCGAGTCCCGTTCGCCCGAGGCGCGGCACGCGAGGCTGTTCTAG
- a CDS encoding LCP family protein encodes MTSRNSRTNRPAARSSRAPQSARAVRSARAAQSGRIASRSTAAQFSRNSNADPSAYRSAYTPNSQGRSANSAYSRQTAASQYSRANPNYSQASAKRMSRGKKIALGVVAAVLVVAIGGGSAFALWFNSINDQLNRGTKTEEELGAIADALAPVQTKSFTEPFYMMLIGSDRREDNSAEGARSDTNIVVRVDPTQNLASMVSIPRDTMIEIDNVGRAKFNAAYNYGGAAATIREAKELCNIEIAHYAEVNFEELVELVDAVGGVDVVVDERIDDPDAGSIVIEEGEQHLDGEAALVFARSRAYVDGDFTRTANQRKLIMALAEKVLALPVTELPGVIQGAAKAVTTDLSVNDIIALAQQFKDEGDLTIYSAMLPSTIAPELIDGVSYVLNDPVATKEMMKVMEAGGDPSEVVATGYVDPQYSGSGGQGSSGGSAGNGGTYYEEPIDNGSVDPGYDPNYDPNYDPDYDPNYDPGYVDPGTSDGGYVDPGYVDPGTGGMGGAEAAA; translated from the coding sequence ATGACGTCAAGAAACTCTCGAACGAACCGTCCCGCGGCCCGCTCCTCACGAGCTCCCCAGTCCGCCCGCGCCGTCCGTTCCGCCCGCGCCGCGCAGTCCGGCCGCATAGCCTCGCGCAGCACCGCCGCGCAGTTCTCCCGCAACAGCAATGCTGACCCTTCGGCGTACCGCTCGGCCTACACGCCCAACAGCCAGGGCCGCAGCGCGAACTCGGCATACAGCCGTCAGACGGCCGCGAGCCAATACTCCCGCGCCAACCCGAACTACTCGCAGGCGTCAGCCAAGCGGATGAGCCGCGGAAAGAAGATCGCGCTCGGCGTGGTCGCGGCCGTGCTCGTGGTGGCCATTGGCGGCGGCTCGGCGTTCGCGCTATGGTTCAATTCCATCAACGACCAGCTCAATCGAGGCACGAAGACCGAGGAGGAGCTGGGAGCCATCGCCGACGCGCTCGCGCCGGTGCAGACGAAGAGCTTCACGGAGCCGTTCTATATGATGCTCATCGGTTCCGACCGCCGCGAGGACAACTCGGCCGAAGGCGCGCGGTCCGACACCAACATCGTCGTGCGCGTCGATCCCACGCAGAACCTTGCGTCCATGGTATCCATTCCACGCGACACCATGATCGAGATCGACAACGTGGGCCGCGCCAAGTTCAACGCGGCGTACAACTACGGCGGGGCGGCCGCCACCATCCGCGAGGCGAAGGAGCTATGCAACATCGAGATAGCCCACTACGCCGAGGTCAACTTCGAGGAGCTCGTCGAGCTCGTCGACGCGGTGGGCGGCGTCGACGTGGTGGTGGACGAGCGCATAGACGATCCGGATGCGGGCAGCATCGTCATCGAGGAGGGCGAGCAGCATCTCGACGGCGAGGCGGCGCTCGTGTTCGCCCGCAGCCGCGCGTACGTGGACGGCGACTTCACGCGCACCGCCAACCAGCGCAAGCTCATCATGGCGCTGGCGGAGAAGGTGCTCGCGCTGCCGGTCACCGAGCTTCCCGGGGTCATCCAAGGGGCGGCCAAGGCGGTGACCACCGACCTCTCCGTCAACGACATCATCGCGCTCGCGCAGCAGTTCAAGGACGAGGGGGATCTGACCATCTACTCGGCCATGCTTCCTTCGACCATCGCTCCCGAGCTCATCGACGGCGTGTCGTACGTGCTGAACGATCCCGTCGCGACCAAGGAGATGATGAAGGTGATGGAGGCGGGCGGCGATCCGAGCGAGGTCGTCGCGACCGGGTACGTCGATCCGCAGTACAGCGGATCGGGCGGCCAAGGGTCGTCAGGCGGCTCCGCAGGCAACGGGGGCACCTACTACGAGGAACCGATCGACAACGGTTCCGTGGACCCCGGGTACGATCCGAATTACGATCCGAACTACGATCCTGATTACGACCCGAACTACGATCCCGGGTACGTCGACCCGGGCACCTCTGACGGAGGCTATGTCGACCCGGGCTACGTCGATCCCGGAACGGGCGGCATGGGCGGCGCCGAAGCTGCCGCCTGA
- a CDS encoding HAD family hydrolase: protein MGESHAPKLEAFVFDLDGTLLDTLPDLVLLTNAVLRECGYPERTSAEILSFVGNGVKALMYQAVPEDADAADVEAAMRRWKELYPAYGHKLTKAYDGIPETVAELKRRGARLGVLSNKFDGAVREVIGSYLPGLFEVAHGECAEFPRKPDPAGLLRTIDELGATPATTAYVGDSAGDIAVSRNAGAFAIAVAWGYHEKGRLAEARPDALIGRAGELLRFAPSA, encoded by the coding sequence ATGGGGGAATCGCACGCGCCGAAGCTCGAGGCGTTCGTGTTCGACCTCGACGGAACGCTGCTCGACACCCTGCCCGACCTCGTGCTCCTCACCAACGCGGTGCTGCGCGAGTGCGGCTATCCCGAGCGCACGTCCGCCGAGATCCTCAGCTTCGTCGGCAACGGGGTGAAGGCGCTCATGTACCAGGCCGTTCCCGAGGATGCCGACGCCGCCGACGTCGAGGCGGCCATGCGCCGATGGAAGGAGCTCTACCCGGCCTACGGCCACAAGCTCACGAAGGCCTACGACGGCATCCCCGAGACCGTGGCCGAGCTCAAGCGGCGCGGGGCGCGGCTCGGCGTGCTGTCCAACAAGTTCGACGGCGCGGTGCGCGAGGTCATCGGCTCCTACCTGCCCGGCCTGTTCGAGGTCGCGCACGGCGAATGCGCCGAATTTCCGCGCAAGCCCGATCCGGCGGGCCTGCTGCGCACCATCGATGAGCTCGGCGCCACGCCGGCCACCACGGCCTACGTGGGCGATTCCGCCGGCGACATCGCGGTGTCGCGCAACGCGGGCGCCTTCGCCATAGCCGTCGCCTGGGGCTATCACGAGAAGGGCCGCCTTGCGGAAGCGCGGCCCGACGCCCTCATCGGGCGAGCGGGCGAGCTGCTGCGCTTCGCGCCGAGCGCATAA
- a CDS encoding helix-turn-helix domain-containing protein has translation MPESKGRHLTKENREVIEEGIRSRDSARAIAKRIDVSPSTVTREARAHRTVRQRKMSRGENASARCAKSQSCQASGTACKRCSTALTACKRCKTRPCVLACPDFEPKMCPTTQKWPYVCPEGCPKRGWCAYPKCSYDAGDAHAAYRGTLSASRSGICISQEELDAMNAIVVPLSKQGQSFEAIWAAHAAELPVCVRSAYNYQAKGEVGLTSLDMPRKARLLPRRKPNGKGGDADAPRERVDRAGRAYADFLELALAERVRVVQGDSVEGYQGNATDILSLHVVARSFQFYLKKRHGDPAAVVAWLDVIERALGSPAAFEEIFGILLFDRGVEFDDWAGVERSCLVEGARRARVFYCDAMQSNQKAQAERNHERLRRILPKHRSDFDALSVWDVAVCASHVNSYPLARASGKCPFEVAEGLIPRVLFDELGYERVPADEVVLKPYLMAHAVEQ, from the coding sequence ATGCCTGAATCGAAGGGAAGGCATCTCACGAAGGAGAACAGGGAGGTGATCGAGGAGGGGATCCGCAGCCGCGACTCGGCGAGGGCTATCGCCAAGAGGATCGACGTCAGCCCCTCGACCGTGACCCGCGAGGCCAGGGCGCACAGGACCGTGAGGCAGAGGAAGATGTCGAGGGGCGAGAACGCCTCCGCGAGGTGCGCCAAAAGCCAGTCGTGCCAGGCGAGCGGCACCGCCTGCAAGAGGTGCTCGACCGCGCTCACGGCATGCAAGAGGTGCAAGACGCGCCCGTGCGTCCTTGCGTGCCCGGACTTCGAGCCCAAGATGTGCCCGACCACGCAGAAGTGGCCCTACGTCTGCCCCGAGGGCTGCCCGAAGCGCGGGTGGTGCGCCTACCCCAAGTGCTCCTACGACGCGGGCGACGCCCACGCGGCGTACCGCGGGACGCTGAGCGCGTCGAGGAGCGGCATCTGCATCTCGCAAGAGGAGCTCGACGCGATGAACGCCATCGTCGTCCCCCTCTCCAAGCAGGGGCAGAGCTTCGAGGCGATCTGGGCCGCGCATGCGGCCGAGCTGCCGGTGTGCGTGCGCAGCGCCTACAACTACCAGGCGAAAGGAGAGGTCGGCCTGACGAGCCTCGACATGCCGCGCAAGGCGCGCCTGCTCCCGCGCCGGAAGCCGAATGGGAAGGGCGGGGACGCCGACGCGCCCCGCGAGAGGGTGGACCGCGCGGGGCGCGCCTACGCCGACTTCCTCGAGCTCGCCCTCGCCGAGCGCGTCCGCGTCGTGCAGGGCGACTCGGTGGAGGGGTATCAGGGAAACGCCACGGATATTTTGAGCCTGCACGTCGTCGCCCGCTCCTTCCAATTCTACCTGAAGAAGCGCCATGGCGACCCCGCGGCGGTCGTCGCATGGCTCGACGTCATAGAGCGCGCCTTGGGCTCGCCTGCGGCTTTCGAGGAGATCTTCGGAATCCTCCTCTTCGACCGAGGGGTCGAGTTCGACGACTGGGCCGGCGTGGAGCGCTCGTGCCTGGTGGAGGGCGCGCGCCGGGCCCGGGTGTTCTACTGCGACGCGATGCAGTCCAACCAGAAGGCCCAGGCGGAGCGCAACCACGAGCGCCTCAGGCGAATCCTGCCCAAGCACCGCAGCGACTTCGACGCGCTCAGCGTGTGGGACGTGGCGGTGTGCGCGAGCCACGTGAACTCCTACCCGCTCGCCCGCGCGTCGGGCAAGTGCCCCTTCGAGGTCGCCGAGGGGCTGATCCCCAGGGTGCTTTTCGACGAGCTGGGCTACGAGCGGGTGCCCGCCGACGAGGTCGTGCTGAAACCGTATCTGATGGCCCACGCGGTGGAGCAGTAG
- a CDS encoding helicase C-terminal domain-containing protein produces the protein MDKQHAPTQDALQSFISDGTPEAVRARYASLPSRAASTDFGDLDRNIVVLDTETTGFSFNHDELTQIAAARMERGEIVEWFVTFVNPGKPIPEDVAHLTDIHDEDVADAPSPEQALADLVAFVGDAKVVAHNAEFDRTFTTRHPSGYPLLENTWIDSLDLARIAVPRLKSHRLLDLVRAFGAPLSTHRADADVEATCAVFRILLAGVAAMPPALVREIARMATPDQWPTQVVFDQFARAYERSAELTEALFAKDENVSRETFSQGVRPNDLQFSLRGLRRDRLGKVEHAAKIDADDIAADPARSLVFPSVEQIAEAFSDQGLVGSLYDRFEPRQEQLDMAEAVRCAFAGSENLMVEAGTGVGKSMAYLVPSALTAQANNIAVGVATKTNALLDQLVYHELPALSDALRAQDPARPPLTYAPLKGFSHYPCLRKIGRLVEEGPQMRLVGGTEQTQAPALAALLSFVEQTEYDDMDSLKIDYRLLPRRMVTTTSHDCLRRKCPYFGTTCFVHGARRRAEAADIVVTNHSLLFCDLAADGGLLPPIRYWTVDEAHGAEAEARRAFSLALSAEDIVRLANRVSADEASRNVFVRAERRVVIPGAEEGSTLFYALTAKARVAGAAYAEAAREFVAHMKDLLFFDQNKKGKGYETVELWINEDIRRSATFSQVKELGCFMSDKAEKLVSVCQELVGYLEEVDGAAEIQREIASIAMELKDQLRAAEVILVTADDAYAYAATLNRKKDRVTEKLEALLVNVGAAMNETLFARTHSVVFASATLAVDDRFDAFEGALGLNASEFSTCRACRLDSSYDFDGHMTVYVADDMPEPNDPRYLEALQRLLVDVHRAQQGSMLTLFTNRREMEKCFETVQPQLKADDLRVVCQKWGVSVKGLRDDFLADEHLSLFALKSFWEGFDAPGATLKGVVIPKLPFAKPTDPLSCERAARDDQAWRRYVLPAAVLETKQAAGRLIRKADDTGVLILADKRLVTKGYGKSFLNSLPSRTIKVMPAAAIAEELARANGR, from the coding sequence ATGGATAAACAACATGCGCCCACGCAGGATGCCCTGCAAAGTTTCATAAGCGATGGAACGCCCGAAGCCGTGCGAGCCCGATACGCGTCGCTTCCGTCACGGGCCGCGAGCACCGATTTCGGCGACCTCGATCGCAATATCGTGGTTCTGGACACCGAGACCACCGGCTTCTCGTTCAACCATGACGAGCTGACGCAGATCGCCGCCGCGCGTATGGAGCGCGGGGAGATCGTCGAGTGGTTCGTCACGTTCGTGAATCCCGGCAAGCCCATCCCCGAGGACGTGGCCCATCTCACCGACATACACGACGAGGACGTGGCCGACGCGCCTTCGCCCGAGCAGGCGCTCGCCGACCTGGTCGCATTCGTGGGCGACGCCAAGGTGGTGGCGCACAACGCCGAGTTCGACCGCACGTTCACTACGCGCCATCCGAGCGGGTACCCTCTGCTGGAGAACACGTGGATCGACTCGCTTGATCTGGCGCGCATCGCCGTGCCGCGTCTGAAGTCCCACCGTCTGCTCGACCTGGTGCGCGCGTTCGGCGCGCCCCTCTCGACGCATCGCGCGGATGCCGACGTCGAGGCGACCTGCGCCGTCTTCCGCATCCTTCTGGCGGGCGTGGCGGCGATGCCCCCGGCGCTCGTGCGCGAGATCGCGCGGATGGCGACGCCGGACCAATGGCCGACCCAGGTGGTGTTCGATCAGTTCGCACGCGCGTACGAGCGCAGCGCCGAGTTGACGGAGGCGTTGTTCGCGAAAGACGAGAATGTTTCACGTGAAACATTCTCGCAAGGCGTGCGTCCCAACGATCTGCAGTTCTCGCTGCGCGGGCTGCGGCGCGATCGCCTGGGAAAGGTGGAACACGCCGCGAAGATCGACGCGGACGATATCGCCGCCGATCCGGCGAGGTCGCTCGTGTTCCCCTCGGTGGAGCAGATAGCCGAGGCGTTCTCGGACCAGGGGCTGGTGGGCTCGCTGTACGACCGGTTCGAGCCCCGTCAGGAGCAGCTCGACATGGCCGAGGCGGTGCGCTGCGCCTTCGCGGGCTCGGAGAACCTCATGGTGGAGGCGGGCACGGGCGTGGGCAAATCGATGGCGTACCTGGTCCCATCCGCGCTGACGGCCCAGGCGAACAACATCGCCGTCGGCGTGGCGACGAAGACGAACGCCCTGCTCGACCAGCTGGTGTATCACGAGCTTCCGGCGCTCTCGGACGCCCTTCGCGCCCAGGACCCGGCACGGCCGCCGCTCACGTACGCACCGCTCAAGGGGTTCTCACACTATCCGTGTCTGCGCAAGATCGGCCGGCTCGTCGAGGAAGGGCCGCAGATGCGGCTCGTGGGCGGCACGGAGCAGACCCAGGCTCCGGCGCTCGCCGCGCTGCTCTCGTTCGTGGAGCAAACCGAATACGATGACATGGACAGCCTGAAGATAGACTACCGGCTGCTTCCCCGCCGCATGGTCACCACGACGAGTCATGACTGCCTGCGCCGAAAGTGTCCCTATTTCGGGACAACCTGCTTCGTCCACGGGGCGCGGCGCCGTGCGGAGGCCGCCGACATCGTGGTGACGAACCACAGCCTGCTGTTCTGCGATCTCGCAGCTGACGGCGGCCTGCTCCCTCCGATACGTTATTGGACGGTCGACGAGGCCCATGGCGCGGAGGCCGAGGCGCGCCGCGCGTTCTCGCTCGCGCTTTCGGCCGAGGACATCGTGCGGCTGGCGAACCGCGTGAGCGCCGACGAGGCGTCGCGCAACGTGTTCGTCAGGGCGGAGCGCCGGGTGGTGATCCCCGGAGCCGAGGAGGGGTCCACGCTGTTCTACGCGCTCACGGCCAAGGCCCGCGTCGCCGGCGCGGCCTACGCCGAGGCGGCGCGCGAATTCGTCGCGCATATGAAGGATCTGCTCTTCTTCGACCAGAACAAAAAGGGCAAGGGCTACGAGACGGTCGAGCTGTGGATCAATGAGGATATTCGGAGAAGCGCGACGTTTTCCCAGGTGAAAGAGCTGGGCTGCTTCATGTCCGACAAGGCGGAGAAGCTGGTGAGCGTCTGCCAGGAGCTCGTGGGCTACCTGGAGGAAGTCGACGGCGCGGCCGAGATCCAGCGTGAGATCGCCTCCATCGCCATGGAGCTGAAGGACCAGCTGCGCGCGGCGGAGGTCATCCTCGTCACCGCCGACGACGCCTACGCCTACGCGGCGACGCTCAACCGCAAGAAGGACCGCGTCACCGAGAAGCTGGAGGCCCTGCTCGTCAACGTCGGCGCGGCCATGAACGAGACGCTGTTCGCGCGAACCCATTCGGTGGTGTTCGCCTCCGCCACCCTGGCGGTGGATGACCGCTTCGACGCATTCGAGGGGGCGCTCGGCCTCAACGCCTCGGAATTCTCGACGTGCCGGGCGTGCCGCCTTGACTCGAGCTACGACTTCGACGGGCACATGACGGTATACGTGGCCGACGACATGCCCGAGCCGAACGACCCGCGCTATCTGGAGGCGCTGCAGCGCCTGCTCGTGGACGTGCACCGCGCGCAACAGGGCTCGATGCTCACGCTGTTCACGAACCGCCGCGAGATGGAGAAGTGCTTCGAAACCGTGCAGCCCCAGCTCAAGGCCGATGACCTGCGCGTCGTCTGCCAAAAATGGGGCGTGTCGGTGAAGGGCCTGCGCGACGACTTCCTCGCGGACGAGCACCTGTCGCTCTTCGCGCTCAAAAGCTTCTGGGAAGGCTTCGACGCGCCGGGCGCCACGCTCAAGGGCGTCGTTATCCCCAAGCTGCCGTTCGCGAAGCCCACCGACCCGCTGTCGTGCGAGCGCGCCGCGCGCGACGACCAGGCGTGGCGGCGCTACGTCCTACCGGCCGCCGTGCTGGAGACGAAGCAGGCCGCAGGCCGCCTCATCCGGAAGGCCGACGACACCGGCGTGCTCATCCTCGCGGACAAACGGCTGGTCACGAAGGGGTACGGCAAGTCATTCCTCAATTCGCTGCCCAGCAGGACGATCAAGGTGATGCCCGCAGCGGCCATCGCCGAGGAACTGGCCCGCGCCAACGGGCGCTGA
- a CDS encoding aminopeptidase: MPEILDHVAYLSQEIGPRPAGTEEEQQAALYITEQMQKDAGLSAVIEDFSGAPGSEMPKVICCALTLVFTLVSLFLPVVGVAAIVVALIAGALFAAEALDRPVLSKAFARGVSQNVVAKYEPGYSAEAGGTRRRKVIVVARYDSGKVRSELAQPLLPVLPILNWGTLGAMVLLPFLLILRNVVFLNAEGAVAVVLNALTVIALVFAALPLVVALLHKLAAYNEGANCNAAGTAVLLEMARRVGRGRVSEAELAERSEAAVHGEEAARAAGLVPEGAQLVYEAANVKPPEPAPQSPEARLAAAKAAIAALSGKPVSGTYASDIAQNLVQVKEQPLPEPTEEDLRELHDETREALSTLPPETMQAALANAEAAAAGLAKEAAESAVSVAAGVMEAYRPATQPDEGADGVPDWFKKAQEKAKKPRNADKPVQRSRYASALDAAVTESAGHFAEANRIVEEDLERSLDTGREEIREVKAPQWAPPAEEAADDSAPQSDAAAPEPEAPADPSSTTAMPPLDVSSLGLDDVPPMGEPSLPAFLDPRKVQEEAQSAFADARRTDRRVDVTGVPIGDSGRIDYPLDGSVPSGAVPTEAAEAARRRPIVLPDIGLSGKLAPITELPKQRAPLAEVETSGKTAAKSLLTMLPAIDLGGAAGAEASAAGAEGEASAAPSDGGRKAALQSMLPSLSGSLPRSDAPADARPSNVSAAGSFAPAGATGTFAPVGDELLQNIDPSDIYVDDADDSAYDENFTETGAFAGPGYVEMPKSRVHRLFDRFRRKKDEEEPTPQEWLDVDETFDARSVGAERGGWESFRDEEGESLDPGATTRMDFAAADGYDDEDYYYDDAPVDHDATGRRPWNGGAFSPRRMERADMDSAALAEESEAATGDWAEPGVPEELKHVYQFRNPDINTEVWFVALGSELSQNGGMRAFLTEHQQDLRGSIIVDLDALGAGELCMIEREGEYRSVKTSSRMKRYVKKASQATGLDVGAAQLPWMNSAASCAIRHGYQAMHLVGMDGGKPAFFAQANDVLENIDEETLTANADFVMELLKNI; encoded by the coding sequence ATGCCTGAAATACTAGACCACGTCGCCTACCTGTCGCAGGAGATCGGGCCCCGGCCTGCGGGGACCGAGGAAGAACAGCAGGCCGCGCTGTACATCACCGAGCAGATGCAGAAGGATGCGGGCCTCTCGGCCGTCATCGAGGACTTCAGCGGGGCCCCGGGCTCCGAGATGCCGAAGGTCATCTGCTGCGCGCTCACCCTCGTCTTCACCCTGGTGTCCCTGTTCTTGCCCGTGGTCGGCGTGGCCGCCATCGTGGTCGCATTGATCGCCGGCGCGCTTTTCGCGGCCGAGGCGCTCGACCGCCCGGTGCTCTCGAAGGCCTTCGCGCGGGGCGTGAGCCAGAACGTCGTCGCCAAATACGAGCCCGGGTACTCGGCCGAAGCGGGGGGGACGCGCCGCCGCAAGGTGATCGTGGTCGCGCGCTACGACAGCGGCAAGGTCCGCTCCGAGCTCGCGCAGCCCCTTCTGCCCGTGCTGCCCATCTTGAACTGGGGCACGCTCGGGGCGATGGTGCTTTTGCCCTTCCTGCTCATCCTGCGCAACGTGGTGTTCCTCAACGCCGAAGGGGCGGTGGCCGTCGTCCTGAACGCGCTCACCGTCATCGCGCTCGTGTTCGCAGCGCTGCCGCTGGTCGTCGCGCTTTTGCACAAGCTAGCGGCGTACAACGAAGGGGCCAACTGCAACGCCGCCGGCACTGCGGTGCTGCTGGAGATGGCGCGCCGCGTCGGCCGAGGCCGCGTGAGCGAGGCCGAGCTTGCCGAGCGAAGCGAAGCGGCCGTCCACGGCGAGGAGGCGGCCCGCGCCGCGGGGCTCGTTCCCGAAGGCGCGCAGCTCGTGTACGAGGCCGCCAACGTGAAGCCTCCCGAGCCCGCCCCCCAGTCGCCGGAGGCGCGTCTCGCCGCCGCGAAAGCCGCCATCGCCGCGCTTTCCGGCAAGCCGGTGAGCGGGACATATGCGAGCGACATCGCGCAGAACCTCGTGCAGGTGAAGGAGCAGCCCCTTCCCGAGCCGACGGAGGAAGATCTGCGCGAGCTCCACGACGAGACGCGCGAGGCCCTGAGCACCCTTCCTCCCGAGACCATGCAAGCCGCCCTCGCCAACGCCGAGGCGGCGGCAGCCGGGCTAGCGAAGGAAGCGGCCGAATCCGCCGTCTCCGTCGCCGCCGGTGTCATGGAGGCGTATCGGCCCGCGACCCAGCCCGACGAAGGGGCGGACGGGGTGCCCGACTGGTTCAAGAAGGCGCAGGAGAAGGCGAAGAAGCCGCGCAACGCCGACAAGCCCGTGCAGCGTTCGCGCTACGCGAGCGCGCTCGACGCCGCGGTGACCGAGAGCGCCGGGCATTTCGCCGAGGCGAACAGGATCGTCGAAGAGGATCTCGAGCGCTCGCTCGACACGGGCCGCGAGGAGATCCGCGAGGTGAAGGCACCGCAATGGGCCCCGCCCGCCGAAGAAGCCGCCGACGATTCGGCCCCGCAGTCCGACGCCGCCGCTCCCGAGCCGGAGGCTCCGGCCGATCCGTCTTCCACGACGGCGATGCCGCCGCTCGACGTGAGCTCCCTGGGCCTCGACGACGTCCCGCCCATGGGAGAGCCCTCGCTGCCTGCGTTCCTCGATCCGCGCAAGGTGCAGGAAGAGGCCCAGTCGGCCTTTGCGGACGCGCGCCGGACGGACAGGCGCGTCGACGTCACGGGCGTCCCCATCGGCGACAGCGGGCGCATCGATTACCCGCTCGACGGCTCGGTGCCGTCCGGCGCCGTGCCGACGGAAGCCGCCGAGGCGGCGCGCCGCCGGCCCATCGTGCTGCCCGACATCGGGCTCTCCGGCAAGCTCGCGCCCATAACGGAGCTCCCCAAGCAGCGCGCGCCCCTGGCCGAAGTGGAGACTTCGGGCAAGACGGCGGCGAAGAGCCTGCTCACCATGCTTCCCGCGATCGACCTTGGCGGGGCGGCCGGTGCCGAAGCGTCCGCTGCGGGCGCGGAGGGGGAGGCCTCCGCCGCACCGTCCGACGGCGGCAGGAAGGCGGCGCTCCAATCCATGCTGCCGTCCCTTTCCGGCTCCCTGCCCCGGTCCGACGCGCCCGCGGACGCCCGTCCGTCCAACGTGAGCGCCGCAGGGTCGTTCGCGCCCGCCGGTGCGACGGGGACGTTCGCTCCGGTTGGCGACGAGCTTCTGCAGAACATCGACCCGAGCGACATCTACGTCGACGACGCCGACGATTCGGCTTACGACGAGAACTTCACCGAAACGGGCGCCTTCGCGGGCCCCGGCTACGTCGAGATGCCCAAGTCGCGCGTCCATCGCCTGTTCGACCGGTTCCGCCGCAAGAAGGATGAGGAGGAGCCGACGCCGCAGGAGTGGCTCGATGTGGACGAGACGTTCGACGCCCGCTCCGTCGGCGCCGAGCGCGGCGGCTGGGAGAGCTTCCGCGACGAGGAGGGGGAGTCGCTCGACCCCGGCGCGACGACGCGGATGGATTTCGCCGCGGCCGACGGCTACGACGACGAGGACTACTATTACGATGACGCACCTGTCGACCATGACGCGACCGGCCGCCGCCCGTGGAACGGCGGGGCGTTCTCGCCGCGCCGCATGGAGCGCGCGGATATGGATTCGGCGGCCCTTGCCGAGGAATCCGAAGCGGCCACGGGCGATTGGGCCGAGCCGGGCGTTCCGGAGGAGCTCAAGCACGTGTACCAATTCCGCAACCCCGATATCAACACGGAGGTCTGGTTCGTCGCCTTGGGCTCGGAGCTTTCCCAGAACGGCGGCATGAGGGCGTTCCTCACCGAGCATCAGCAGGATCTGCGCGGCTCCATCATCGTAGACCTCGACGCGCTCGGCGCGGGCGAGCTGTGCATGATCGAGCGCGAGGGCGAGTACCGTTCGGTCAAAACCTCATCGCGCATGAAGCGCTACGTGAAGAAGGCGTCGCAGGCCACCGGGCTGGACGTGGGCGCCGCGCAGCTTCCCTGGATGAACAGCGCCGCGTCGTGCGCCATCAGGCATGGGTACCAGGCGATGCACCTGGTGGGCATGGACGGCGGCAAACCCGCCTTCTTCGCCCAGGCCAACGACGTGCTTGAGAACATCGACGAGGAGACGCTCACCGCCAACGCCGACTTTGTTATGGAGTTGTTGAAGAATATCTAG